A genomic stretch from Nilaparvata lugens isolate BPH chromosome 8, ASM1435652v1, whole genome shotgun sequence includes:
- the LOC120352789 gene encoding alkaline phosphatase, tissue-nonspecific isozyme-like, translated as TYNLDAQVGESSACATALLCGVKANFETVGLDGGGRFEDCFSSYNSRVESLLSWAQQEGKSTGIVTNTRVTHATPAALFAHSPSRYWEDDSKVPANARKSCKDIARQLIEDEPGKHVNVRSSTNAQSTNKHSIIP; from the exons ACGTACAACCTAGACGCCCAGGTGGGAGAAAGCTCAGCTTGTGCGACGGCTTTACTCTGCGGCGTCAAAGCCAACTTCGAGACAGTGGGCCTTGATGGCGGCGGGCGTTTCGAGGACTGCTTCTCCTCCTACAACTCACGCGTCGAGTCGCTTCTGTCCTGGGCCCAGCAGGAAG GCAAGTCGACAGGCATTGTGACGAACACACGCGTGACGCATGCGACTCCAGCAGCGTTGTTCGCGCACTCGCCGAGTCGCTACTGGGAGGACGACAGCAAGGTCCCCGCCAATGCGCGCAAGTCCTGCAAGGACATTGCCCGCCAGCTCATTGAGGACGAGCCCGGAAAACACGTTAATGTGCGTAGCTCAACTAATGCTCAATCTACCAATAAACATTCAATAATCCCATAG